In Clostridium sp. DL-VIII, the following proteins share a genomic window:
- a CDS encoding zinc-ribbon domain-containing protein yields the protein MEDKTLVCKDCGNEFVFTTGEQEFYKEKGFDNEPVRCPDCRRARKQQNNRR from the coding sequence ATGGAAGATAAAACTTTAGTATGTAAAGATTGCGGAAATGAATTTGTTTTCACAACTGGAGAACAAGAATTCTACAAAGAAAAAGGATTTGACAACGAACCAGTAAGATGTCCTGATTGTAGAAGAGCTAGAAAACAACAAAATAATAGAAGATAG
- a CDS encoding IS110 family transposase, whose amino-acid sequence MNNIIMVPNTLILGIDIAKDNHYGQFIVNGEYIKKPFLIKNTKESFDCLFEIMKELTEKYGTVHTLVGMEPTGHYWKNIAYYLKNRGISLCLVNPYHVNKTKELEDNSPTKNDKKDSRVIARLIYQGQYLTCMFDDELYVNLRIASNSRQDLKKQLIREKVRLIALLDEYFPELRKLFSDILGKSSLEILKKCPFPKDIRGTGIDKITELLKGATQNRVGIKKATLVCEAAENSIGVPVGLDGARYRLNLIIKNLENIQKQIDDIELIMQKYLIQTGYSEYILSVKGIGIVTASSFLAEIGDVSKYDDYKQIQKVAGLNLKETSSGNKKGKTEISKRGRPNLRNILYQASLVMVAKNEAFKEVYEHLTKRNNNKLTGKQAIVALSVRLIKVLYVLCTKKELYSNDKVHGLESYQKVA is encoded by the coding sequence ATGAATAATATAATAATGGTTCCAAATACTTTAATTTTAGGAATAGACATCGCAAAGGATAACCACTATGGTCAATTTATAGTAAATGGTGAATATATTAAAAAACCATTCTTAATAAAGAATACCAAAGAATCTTTTGATTGTCTATTTGAAATAATGAAAGAATTGACTGAAAAGTATGGAACAGTTCATACTCTTGTAGGGATGGAACCAACAGGTCATTACTGGAAAAATATCGCCTATTATTTGAAAAATAGAGGCATAAGCTTATGCTTGGTAAATCCTTATCATGTTAATAAAACCAAGGAACTAGAAGACAATAGTCCAACTAAAAATGATAAAAAGGATTCTAGAGTAATAGCAAGACTTATATATCAAGGTCAATATCTTACATGTATGTTTGATGATGAATTATACGTTAATTTGAGAATAGCTAGTAATAGCAGGCAGGATTTAAAAAAGCAATTAATTAGAGAAAAAGTTAGACTAATAGCGCTATTAGATGAATATTTTCCTGAGTTAAGAAAGTTATTTTCTGATATTTTAGGTAAATCATCATTAGAAATACTAAAAAAATGCCCGTTCCCGAAGGATATAAGAGGTACAGGGATTGACAAAATTACAGAATTGCTAAAAGGTGCCACCCAAAATAGAGTTGGAATAAAAAAAGCAACTTTAGTTTGTGAAGCAGCAGAAAATTCTATAGGTGTCCCTGTCGGTTTAGATGGAGCTAGATATAGATTAAATCTTATAATTAAAAATTTAGAAAACATTCAAAAGCAAATAGATGATATTGAACTTATAATGCAAAAATATTTAATTCAAACTGGTTATTCAGAATACATCTTAAGTGTAAAAGGAATAGGTATAGTTACTGCATCTAGTTTCTTAGCAGAAATAGGAGATGTATCAAAATATGATGATTATAAGCAAATTCAGAAAGTTGCAGGTTTAAATTTAAAAGAAACTAGTTCCGGCAATAAAAAAGGAAAAACAGAAATAAGCAAAAGAGGTAGGCCTAATTTAAGAAATATTTTATATCAAGCATCATTGGTTATGGTCGCTAAAAATGAAGCATTTAAAGAAGTTTATGAGCATCTTACAAAAAGAAATAATAATAAACTTACAGGAAAACAAGCAATAGTTGCATTAAGCGTAAGACTTATCAAAGTCCTTTATGTTTTATGTACTAAAAAAGAACTTTATTCTAATGACAAAGTTCATGGACTAGAAAGTTATCAAAAAGTAGCTTAA
- a CDS encoding NADH:flavin oxidoreductase, which translates to MKNLFENTTIKNMKLKNRFFKGATWEALADDKGHMTEELYDMYEEFAKGGVGTIITSYTYVTENEKPNPKMLGIYDDSFIEEYKKLTDLVHNYNSNIIMEIVYGGSQTKYTDKEVFGPSSVENQVSKVTPKEMTKEDIDYIVNAYGDAALRVKKSGFDGVELHAGHGYFLNHFLSPYYNRRTDKYGGEIENRARIIFEIYENIRSKAGEEFPILIKINSEDFAEGGLTRRDSLYVCRRLSEMGIDAIEVSGGNESFNEVWENDNKSVRSKVPGVEFQPHFKDFAEELSKQITTPVILVSGNRSINGMEEILNESNVQYFALARPLNSEPDLINKWEKNPSYKVRCISCNKCFDVDGHRCVLNLKK; encoded by the coding sequence ATGAAAAACTTATTTGAAAATACCACTATTAAAAATATGAAATTAAAAAATAGATTTTTTAAAGGAGCAACATGGGAAGCTTTAGCAGATGATAAGGGGCATATGACAGAAGAATTATATGATATGTATGAAGAGTTTGCTAAAGGTGGTGTGGGAACAATAATAACCAGTTATACTTATGTTACAGAAAATGAAAAGCCAAATCCTAAAATGTTAGGAATATATGATGATTCTTTTATAGAGGAATATAAAAAATTAACTGACTTAGTTCATAATTATAATTCTAACATAATAATGGAAATCGTATATGGTGGGTCTCAAACAAAGTATACAGATAAAGAAGTCTTTGGCCCGTCCAGTGTTGAAAATCAGGTCTCAAAGGTTACGCCAAAAGAAATGACAAAAGAAGATATAGATTATATAGTCAATGCTTATGGAGATGCTGCCTTAAGAGTTAAGAAATCTGGTTTTGATGGAGTAGAACTTCATGCTGGACATGGATATTTTCTAAATCACTTTTTAAGTCCGTATTATAACAGAAGAACAGATAAATATGGAGGAGAAATTGAAAATAGAGCTAGAATAATATTTGAAATATATGAAAATATAAGAAGTAAAGCAGGAGAAGAGTTTCCGATATTAATAAAAATAAATTCTGAAGATTTTGCTGAAGGAGGATTAACAAGAAGAGATAGTCTATATGTATGTAGAAGATTATCTGAAATGGGAATAGATGCAATAGAAGTTTCAGGAGGAAATGAATCATTTAATGAAGTTTGGGAAAATGATAATAAGTCTGTAAGATCTAAAGTACCTGGTGTAGAATTTCAGCCGCATTTCAAAGATTTTGCGGAGGAATTGTCAAAGCAAATAACAACACCTGTAATCTTAGTGAGTGGTAATAGAAGCATTAATGGGATGGAGGAAATTTTAAACGAAAGCAATGTTCAATATTTCGCATTAGCTAGGCCGCTTAATTCAGAACCTGATTTAATAAATAAGTGGGAGAAGAATCCTAGCTATAAAGTTAGATGTATATCATGTAATAAATGCTTTGATGTAGATGGACATAGATGTGTATTAAATTTAAAAAAATAA
- a CDS encoding TolC family protein, producing MKKNIRKVAAICIGLSIMNTIVTPAFAVDTQKSNESINTEIINDESNSIINGQISNEKPILTLDQVVNSAINNSEDINLKSQQILTYRNKETLQKKTNNFYESLGEKVYDFPYDKLELLEKQTNQSRDFLQDQIANDITNKYNDIIIKQIDLNQSETNLEIKNKDLGTIKTKVDIGMATSNQLIDKQIEIDSLKNDIAAKENSLRDSMNYLGVLTNLNLSNYCTLDQNIKYDVFKIDGSIDDYIDNKIDSYLEYNQKLIDLTKDYLKDLKDDGVKDVIDKDIPQMPSGGIPSPALYMKKDDDTGNSELDEGAYSVGLSTYALQIIGYEKSALQYYMDITKYGGYLDGKYGVEEAQVKLDDSKKSLKNGLKQAYSTLLDLENKINDLNDVIKSTNTKLRYAKTSVDIGMMTENDYKAIVLKSQQLDTSLRNIINAYNNLKTTIQKPWILGVN from the coding sequence ATGAAGAAAAATATTAGAAAAGTGGCTGCTATTTGTATTGGATTAAGTATAATGAATACAATTGTAACTCCGGCTTTCGCAGTAGATACACAAAAAAGCAATGAAAGCATTAATACTGAAATAATAAACGACGAAAGTAACTCAATAATAAATGGACAAATATCTAATGAAAAGCCGATTCTTACTTTAGATCAGGTTGTAAATTCGGCCATAAACAATAGTGAAGATATAAATTTAAAGTCACAGCAAATATTAACGTACAGAAACAAAGAGACACTTCAAAAGAAAACCAATAATTTCTATGAAAGTCTTGGTGAAAAAGTATATGACTTTCCATATGATAAGCTTGAACTTTTGGAAAAGCAAACTAATCAATCAAGAGATTTTTTGCAGGATCAAATAGCTAATGATATTACTAATAAATACAACGATATCATTATAAAACAAATAGACTTAAATCAATCTGAAACGAACTTAGAGATAAAAAATAAAGATTTAGGAACAATAAAAACAAAAGTGGACATAGGAATGGCAACTTCAAATCAATTAATAGATAAACAAATTGAAATTGATTCTTTAAAAAATGATATAGCTGCAAAAGAAAATTCCTTAAGAGACAGTATGAATTATTTAGGTGTTTTGACTAATTTAAATTTATCAAATTATTGCACTTTGGATCAAAATATAAAATATGATGTATTCAAAATTGACGGTTCAATTGATGATTACATAGATAATAAAATTGATTCTTATTTAGAATATAATCAAAAGTTAATTGATCTTACAAAGGATTATTTAAAAGATTTAAAGGATGATGGGGTAAAGGATGTTATTGATAAAGATATTCCCCAAATGCCATCTGGTGGCATTCCATCTCCAGCTTTATATATGAAAAAAGATGATGATACAGGAAATAGTGAACTAGATGAAGGTGCTTATTCCGTTGGACTTAGTACTTATGCTCTTCAAATTATAGGTTATGAGAAAAGTGCATTACAGTATTATATGGATATTACTAAGTATGGTGGTTATTTAGATGGTAAATATGGTGTAGAGGAGGCTCAAGTGAAACTAGATGACTCAAAAAAGAGTTTGAAAAATGGATTAAAACAAGCTTATTCAACATTACTTGATTTGGAAAATAAAATAAATGATTTAAATGATGTAATAAAATCAACAAATACTAAGCTTAGATATGCCAAAACATCAGTAGATATAGGAATGATGACAGAAAATGATTATAAAGCTATAGTTTTAAAAAGTCAACAATTGGATACTTCCCTAAGAAATATTATTAATGCTTATAACAATTTAAAAACCACTATTCAGAAACCTTGGATATTAGGTGTTAATTAA
- the ade gene encoding adenine deaminase has protein sequence MKSNMSFLKKRIKVAKKEIKAEVVIKNGKIVNVFTGSITEGDVAIVDGYIAGIGEYEGEEIIDAHGRFIVPGFIDGHMHIESTMLTPNELSKVLIKHGVTTVMADPHEIANVAGTEGINFMLNASEKLPIDVFVMLPSCVPVTPFESSGARLDADDLEPFYSHPRVLGLAEVMDFPSVANLNEEMLKKLINTNINGGIVDGHAAGLSKEELNIYASAGIYADHECANVQDAKDRLELGMYLMIREGTAAKDLKSLLPVITPINSRRCMLVTDDKLLDDLIDEGSVDHNVRLAIKEGLDPITAIQMATINAAEFFGLRSLGAIAPGYQADLLIVDDLHNILVNKVIKRGKCIVENGEVNDAIINGSENNKELASKLPVINMKELRKNDLEIQLSSELCNVIEIVPNSLMTYHKIEKADINNGYFSTSILKDQLKIAVIERHHSTGNIGLGIVKGFGIKSGAIATTVAHDSHNIVVIGTSDEEMLLAVDHIKKMNGGIAIVSGKEVVASLPLAIGGLMSENGYLKVKEELYDLNKALNRIGFEKEFNPFLTLSFLTLPVIPEIKLTDKGLFEFKTFSHIKIQA, from the coding sequence ATGAAAAGTAATATGTCTTTTTTAAAGAAAAGAATTAAGGTAGCAAAGAAGGAAATAAAAGCAGAGGTTGTTATAAAAAATGGAAAGATAGTAAATGTTTTTACTGGAAGCATCACAGAAGGTGATGTGGCAATTGTAGATGGATATATAGCAGGTATTGGAGAGTATGAGGGTGAAGAAATTATAGATGCACATGGTAGGTTTATAGTTCCTGGATTTATTGACGGTCATATGCATATTGAAAGTACAATGCTTACACCAAATGAATTGTCAAAGGTACTAATTAAGCATGGAGTTACTACAGTAATGGCAGATCCACATGAAATTGCTAATGTTGCGGGGACAGAAGGGATTAATTTTATGTTAAACGCATCAGAAAAGTTACCTATCGATGTGTTTGTTATGCTTCCTTCCTGTGTTCCGGTAACTCCATTTGAAAGTAGTGGAGCAAGACTAGATGCAGATGATTTAGAACCTTTTTACTCACATCCAAGGGTATTAGGTCTTGCAGAAGTCATGGATTTTCCATCTGTAGCTAACCTAAATGAAGAAATGCTTAAAAAACTTATTAATACTAATATAAATGGAGGTATTGTGGATGGACATGCTGCTGGGCTTAGTAAAGAAGAATTAAATATATACGCATCAGCAGGAATTTATGCAGATCATGAATGTGCTAATGTACAAGATGCAAAAGATCGTTTGGAATTAGGTATGTATTTAATGATTAGGGAAGGTACAGCTGCTAAGGATTTAAAGTCACTTCTGCCAGTTATTACTCCCATAAATTCAAGGCGATGTATGTTGGTTACAGATGATAAATTACTTGATGATTTGATTGATGAAGGAAGTGTGGATCATAATGTAAGACTTGCTATAAAAGAAGGTCTTGATCCTATTACAGCAATTCAAATGGCAACTATTAATGCAGCAGAGTTTTTCGGACTTCGTAGTCTAGGAGCAATTGCACCTGGATATCAGGCTGACTTATTAATAGTAGATGATTTGCATAATATTCTAGTTAATAAAGTTATAAAGAGAGGAAAATGTATTGTAGAGAATGGAGAAGTAAATGATGCAATAATTAATGGAAGTGAAAATAACAAAGAATTAGCTTCAAAATTACCTGTGATAAATATGAAAGAACTTAGAAAAAATGATTTGGAAATACAATTATCTTCGGAATTATGTAATGTAATAGAAATTGTTCCTAATAGCCTAATGACATATCATAAAATCGAAAAAGCTGATATAAATAATGGCTATTTTAGCACATCTATTTTAAAGGATCAATTAAAGATAGCTGTAATAGAAAGACATCATTCAACAGGAAATATTGGGCTAGGTATTGTTAAGGGGTTCGGTATAAAAAGTGGAGCCATTGCAACAACGGTAGCTCACGACTCTCATAACATTGTTGTTATTGGAACCTCTGATGAAGAAATGCTATTAGCAGTAGATCATATAAAAAAGATGAATGGAGGAATTGCAATTGTTTCAGGTAAAGAAGTTGTAGCATCATTACCCCTTGCGATAGGAGGATTAATGTCTGAGAATGGTTATTTAAAAGTTAAAGAAGAGCTTTATGATTTGAATAAAGCTTTAAATAGAATAGGATTTGAAAAAGAGTTTAATCCATTTTTAACTCTATCCTTTCTAACTCTTCCCGTTATTCCAGAAATTAAATTAACTGATAAAGGTTTATTTGAATTTAAAACATTTTCTCATATAAAAATCCAGGCATAA
- a CDS encoding transposase zinc-binding domain-containing protein, translating into MKCKDISNGYIELKCKECGEIKKVGFTCKSRFCTSCGKVYVDNWVNGMLGKLINVKHRHMVFTIPEELRNYFGRERDRLKLLPQCAAKAVTSWMYKQNKKKNLYLEL; encoded by the coding sequence ATGAAATGCAAGGATATAAGTAATGGTTATATTGAATTAAAATGTAAGGAATGTGGCGAAATAAAGAAAGTTGGGTTCACTTGTAAAAGTAGATTTTGTACATCATGTGGAAAGGTTTATGTTGATAATTGGGTTAATGGAATGCTGGGAAAATTAATAAATGTAAAGCATAGACATATGGTATTTACAATACCAGAGGAACTTAGAAATTACTTCGGAAGAGAAAGAGATAGGCTGAAGTTACTTCCGCAATGTGCAGCTAAAGCTGTTACGAGTTGGATGTATAAGCAAAATAAAAAGAAGAATTTATACCTGGAATTATAG
- a CDS encoding IS91 family transposase, with product MMVTEGGKGKLTTWRNFKYFSYEALRKRWQKILLDEIIKREGNKDSFRRLKNKIYKNNKDGFYVHAKNEIKSAKIAAKYIGRYVGRPAIAESRIIAYDGESVTFKYKRHEDNKEIIEKVSVFEFIKKVIIHIPDKNFKMVRYFGLYSRRCKDKDQFIKMIDKKIIQIKKSIEKWEYRILASFGVDPCKCSKCGGKMRFNDIVYPRYGSMREYFKDKFISEGKEKLENILEIYAIAKGVLYGKIKPTTT from the coding sequence ATGATGGTTACAGAAGGTGGAAAGGGTAAGCTAACTACCTGGAGAAATTTTAAATATTTTTCGTATGAAGCATTAAGAAAGAGATGGCAAAAAATATTATTAGATGAAATAATAAAAAGAGAAGGAAATAAAGATAGTTTTAGACGATTAAAGAACAAAATATATAAAAATAATAAAGATGGATTTTATGTTCATGCTAAAAATGAAATAAAATCAGCAAAGATAGCTGCAAAATATATTGGAAGATATGTTGGACGACCTGCGATAGCAGAATCAAGAATAATTGCGTATGATGGTGAAAGTGTAACATTTAAATATAAAAGACATGAAGACAATAAAGAAATAATAGAGAAAGTGTCAGTCTTTGAGTTTATAAAAAAAGTTATAATACATATACCAGACAAGAATTTTAAAATGGTGAGATATTTTGGACTGTATTCGAGGAGATGTAAGGATAAAGATCAATTTATCAAGATGATAGATAAGAAAATAATACAAATTAAGAAATCAATAGAAAAGTGGGAATATCGAATTCTTGCGTCTTTTGGGGTAGATCCATGCAAATGTTCTAAATGTGGTGGTAAGATGAGATTTAATGATATAGTGTATCCACGATACGGCTCGATGCGAGAATATTTTAAAGATAAATTTATAAGTGAAGGGAAAGAAAAATTAGAAAACATCCTGGAAATATATGCAATTGCAAAAGGAGTACTATATGGTAAAATAAAGCCGACAACAACATAG
- a CDS encoding efflux RND transporter periplasmic adaptor subunit: MKIRNITILVVLLFVTNAFTGCVSLFTLTGDKLVKQTSNDLIVQSNVDMTDVNVNTLIPGKVKEVKVKEGDSVKKGDVLLVIDSDTLAAQQAQVQAQIETAKSQLSAAQAARDAASAKLEEAQNGARPEEIDQAKSAYDLAKITSDRLNVLYQQGSITKSDLDNAETQTQVAKDKYDLVQKGARPEDIKAAQAQVDQANASVESVQGQIKQAEAALQGVNVNLDYATVTAPEDGTMTQVNVEEGETVSTGMQLAVVTKTNEPSILCNVRENDLSKVDLNQDVSVKIPAYNDETFKGKVVRINKDADFAVKRATNDNGEFDVLSYGVKIELADNDKAFRSGMTAFVDFGK; encoded by the coding sequence ATGAAAATAAGAAATATAACAATATTAGTAGTTTTATTATTTGTAACTAATGCATTTACAGGATGTGTTTCATTATTTACGTTAACAGGGGACAAGTTGGTAAAGCAGACTTCAAATGATTTAATAGTTCAGTCAAATGTAGATATGACTGATGTTAATGTAAATACTTTAATCCCTGGAAAGGTTAAAGAAGTTAAAGTCAAAGAAGGAGACAGCGTAAAAAAGGGAGATGTACTACTTGTAATTGATAGTGATACATTAGCGGCTCAGCAGGCTCAGGTTCAAGCTCAAATTGAAACAGCAAAATCTCAATTAAGTGCAGCACAGGCAGCTAGAGATGCAGCTAGTGCAAAACTTGAAGAAGCACAAAATGGTGCCAGGCCAGAGGAAATTGACCAAGCTAAATCAGCTTATGATCTTGCAAAAATAACTTCAGATAGACTAAATGTTTTGTATCAGCAAGGTTCAATTACTAAGTCGGATTTAGATAATGCTGAAACTCAGACACAGGTAGCTAAAGACAAATATGATTTGGTACAAAAGGGTGCAAGACCAGAAGATATAAAAGCAGCACAGGCACAAGTAGATCAGGCTAATGCATCAGTTGAATCAGTTCAAGGTCAGATTAAGCAGGCAGAAGCAGCGCTTCAGGGAGTTAATGTAAATCTTGATTATGCAACAGTTACTGCACCAGAAGACGGCACAATGACACAAGTGAATGTTGAGGAGGGTGAAACTGTATCAACAGGAATGCAGCTTGCTGTAGTTACTAAAACTAATGAGCCATCAATATTGTGCAATGTTAGAGAAAATGATTTGTCTAAAGTAGATTTGAATCAAGACGTTTCAGTGAAGATCCCGGCATATAATGATGAAACATTTAAGGGAAAAGTAGTTAGAATTAATAAAGATGCTGATTTTGCAGTTAAAAGAGCAACAAATGATAATGGTGAATTTGATGTATTATCTTATGGTGTTAAGATTGAACTTGCAGATAATGATAAAGCATTTCGTTCGGGTATGACAGCTTTTGTTGATTTTGGAAAGTGA
- a CDS encoding ABC transporter permease, producing the protein MRFLKFLARDKKSIVYLSFIHISTVVLIAFMFSKIYVENIPIGIVDMDNSSLSKTIIEELKKSPGININYYTDSQEDLQQVIKNKKVSGGIVIPKNFNKDVVKKKSPSVALLIDETNIVVGNNLYAYSNAVIGTINAGIQLKVFEGKNMLPYDAAKSIATFSYTERILYEPQLSYMRYLMYLLVPYLLQGTFLMTFLVPGLIKNRKQLKLINAKPKDIIKNIFIMLARILMIITIAVFSSFIALLILDKYFDLPLHGNILEYSALTSVFLAGITAIGVVFAAIFDNLIYFTQFYTMMNIVTLLASGIPFPEYAMPSGLPKIIKSIWPLMNVALPLKFLNLKGSGWGIILPAIKNGVVYALEWFLAGAVLYSARIALSKYINKRRII; encoded by the coding sequence ATGAGATTTCTGAAGTTTCTAGCCAGAGATAAAAAAAGTATCGTTTATCTTAGTTTTATTCATATTAGTACAGTAGTTCTTATTGCCTTTATGTTCAGCAAAATCTATGTAGAAAATATTCCAATTGGAATAGTAGATATGGATAACTCATCTTTATCTAAAACTATAATAGAAGAACTGAAAAAAAGCCCGGGGATAAACATTAATTACTATACGGATTCACAGGAAGATTTGCAGCAGGTAATTAAAAATAAGAAGGTCAGCGGCGGAATTGTTATACCTAAAAATTTCAATAAAGATGTTGTTAAAAAGAAATCGCCAAGTGTTGCATTATTAATAGATGAAACCAATATTGTTGTTGGAAATAATTTGTATGCTTATAGTAATGCAGTTATAGGAACCATAAATGCTGGAATTCAGCTAAAGGTGTTTGAAGGAAAAAATATGCTGCCCTACGATGCTGCTAAATCTATTGCAACTTTTTCTTATACTGAACGCATACTTTATGAACCTCAGCTTAGTTACATGAGATATTTAATGTATTTACTTGTACCATACTTATTGCAGGGAACCTTTCTTATGACTTTTTTAGTACCTGGATTAATAAAAAATAGAAAGCAATTGAAGTTAATTAATGCTAAGCCAAAAGATATCATAAAAAATATATTCATTATGTTAGCAAGAATTTTAATGATTATTACTATAGCAGTTTTTTCTAGTTTTATTGCTTTATTAATTTTAGACAAATATTTTGATTTACCTCTTCATGGAAACATATTAGAATATTCGGCATTAACTTCCGTATTTCTTGCAGGTATTACAGCTATTGGGGTTGTGTTTGCAGCCATATTTGATAATTTGATATATTTTACTCAATTTTATACCATGATGAATATAGTTACACTTTTAGCCAGTGGAATACCATTTCCAGAGTATGCTATGCCTAGTGGACTTCCTAAAATCATTAAGAGCATATGGCCGCTTATGAATGTAGCACTTCCATTAAAATTCCTAAATCTAAAAGGATCAGGCTGGGGTATTATATTACCAGCTATAAAAAATGGAGTAGTTTATGCTTTAGAATGGTTCTTGGCAGGAGCAGTATTATATTCTGCTAGAATTGCACTAAGTAAATATATAAATAAGAGAAGAATTATATGA
- a CDS encoding ABC transporter permease, which translates to MESDVTIGMKEIVLRLKETIENSKEVIVSSILLLILPAISSFILGYTYSQHVVNNIPTIVVDHDNSALSKNFVTQVNTNEVFNIVKYGDRDDETKNLIDEGRVVVGIIIPKNFSEDLTAGKAPRIMICYDGAQMSAVSASKSRIAEILGTIRISYLMKLGEGKLGIMPEEIKNNIIPIQINSIFIGNSTRSTTNFMLQGMLIGIAQIGIIILGVLIVKEKENYFLLLIKSIASGLIGSISIFLLIFIQYKYFQMPYRGSIKAAIALTIIFSIITVNLGILFKLLMKKKLEAVSSSSLIVSATVLLAGYTFPLMSAPDVFKTISKYIPFLYYGIPMRELSLLGLNFNDVLDNLNYLIKYMIYTWIAILILMIIQSTLEKLPTVKNKIWNKVMERRNKDEISEVSSQR; encoded by the coding sequence TTGGAAAGTGATGTGACAATAGGCATGAAAGAAATAGTATTGAGGCTTAAAGAAACGATTGAAAATTCAAAAGAAGTTATAGTTTCGAGTATATTACTTTTAATATTACCGGCTATTTCAAGTTTTATTTTAGGTTATACATATAGTCAGCATGTGGTTAACAATATTCCAACTATAGTGGTAGATCATGATAATTCTGCCTTGAGTAAAAACTTTGTTACACAAGTAAATACAAATGAAGTATTTAATATAGTTAAGTATGGTGATAGAGATGATGAAACTAAAAACTTAATAGATGAAGGAAGAGTTGTAGTGGGCATTATTATACCTAAAAATTTTTCTGAGGATTTAACTGCTGGAAAAGCACCTAGAATTATGATTTGCTATGATGGGGCGCAGATGTCGGCGGTAAGTGCTAGTAAAAGTAGAATAGCCGAAATTTTAGGAACTATAAGGATTAGTTATTTAATGAAGCTTGGAGAAGGTAAACTTGGAATAATGCCTGAAGAAATTAAAAATAATATTATTCCTATACAAATTAATTCTATATTTATAGGGAATTCAACGAGAAGTACAACTAATTTTATGCTTCAGGGAATGTTAATTGGAATTGCACAAATAGGAATCATTATACTTGGAGTTTTGATAGTAAAGGAAAAGGAAAATTATTTTTTATTATTAATTAAAAGTATTGCCTCTGGATTAATAGGTTCAATTTCAATTTTTTTATTGATATTTATACAATATAAATATTTTCAAATGCCCTATAGAGGATCTATTAAAGCTGCAATTGCATTAACTATAATTTTTAGTATTATTACTGTTAATCTAGGCATACTATTCAAATTGCTTATGAAAAAAAAGCTTGAAGCTGTAAGTAGTTCTAGTCTTATTGTCTCAGCTACAGTTTTGCTGGCAGGTTATACATTTCCTTTGATGTCTGCACCTGATGTATTTAAGACTATATCTAAATATATTCCTTTCCTATATTATGGTATTCCAATGAGAGAGTTATCTCTTTTAGGATTGAATTTTAATGATGTTTTAGATAATTTGAATTATTTAATAAAATACATGATCTATACATGGATTGCCATATTGATTTTAATGATAATTCAAAGTACGTTGGAAAAATTACCAACCGTTAAAAATAAAATATGGAATAAAGTTATGGAGAGGAGGAATAAAGATGAGATTTCTGAAGTTTCTAGCCAGAGATAA
- a CDS encoding helix-turn-helix domain-containing protein: MDYNLVDIKPFSYSMSLINGKWKMHILFWLWKTNILRYGELKKVLGDVSHKMLSNQLRELELDNLIIRKEYPQVPPKVEYSLSEKGLSLMPVMEALCNWGHDHIKDEHFD, translated from the coding sequence ATAGATTATAATCTTGTAGATATTAAACCCTTTTCCTATTCTATGTCACTAATTAATGGCAAATGGAAAATGCACATTTTATTTTGGCTATGGAAAACAAATATTCTAAGGTATGGAGAATTAAAAAAAGTTTTAGGTGACGTTTCCCATAAAATGTTAAGCAATCAATTAAGGGAGCTAGAATTAGATAACTTAATTATTCGCAAAGAATATCCTCAGGTTCCTCCAAAAGTAGAATACAGTTTATCAGAAAAAGGTTTATCACTTATGCCTGTTATGGAAGCTCTTTGTAATTGGGGCCATGATCATATTAAAGATGAGCACTTTGATTAA